A section of the Streptomyces sp. CG1 genome encodes:
- a CDS encoding helix-turn-helix domain-containing protein: MIKKMGYEWHLRRLMAARQLFQTSDLVPLLAERGIRLSREQVYRLVTQPPQRLSMDTLVALCDILQCTPNDLITPVVVNAQVKNTADGDASPSSPVPLEPRRAVVRRPGRR, translated from the coding sequence GTGATCAAGAAGATGGGCTACGAGTGGCATCTGCGCCGCCTAATGGCGGCGCGGCAGTTGTTCCAGACGTCCGATCTGGTGCCGCTGCTTGCCGAGCGCGGCATCCGTCTGTCGCGGGAACAGGTCTACCGGTTGGTGACCCAGCCGCCGCAGCGGCTGAGCATGGACACGCTGGTCGCGCTGTGCGACATCCTTCAGTGCACGCCGAACGACCTGATCACACCGGTGGTCGTCAACGCGCAGGTGAAGAATACGGCCGACGGCGATGCCTCCCCTTCTTCTCCGGTGCCACTTGAGCCGCGGCGTGCGGTGGTGCGCCGGCCGGGGCGGCGGTGA
- a CDS encoding DUF6262 family protein, which yields MRADNSRHIVDAARRRSEYTRAKAVQALRSLDAAGEPVTFEHVAKRSGVSRSWLYAQPDLRAEIERLRAVQGRDPASPIPARQRTSDASLLRRLEAANARIRRLTEENQQLREQLARALGEQRTATTRTGPPRAGASNPRSVTIGPC from the coding sequence ATGCGAGCTGACAACAGCCGGCACATCGTCGACGCCGCCCGCCGCCGCAGCGAGTACACCCGAGCTAAGGCCGTCCAGGCGCTCCGCTCCCTCGACGCGGCGGGCGAGCCAGTCACCTTCGAGCACGTCGCGAAACGCTCCGGCGTCTCCCGGTCCTGGCTCTATGCCCAGCCGGACTTGCGCGCGGAGATCGAGCGGCTGCGGGCAGTACAAGGCCGCGACCCCGCATCGCCCATCCCCGCACGCCAGCGCACCTCCGATGCTTCCTTGCTGCGGCGACTCGAAGCTGCCAACGCCCGCATCCGGCGCCTCACCGAGGAGAACCAGCAGCTTCGCGAACAACTCGCCCGCGCCCTCGGCGAACAACGCACCGCAACGACTCGTACAGGCCCGCCGCGAGCGGGCGCGAGCAATCCCAGGTCGGTAACGATCGGCCCCTGCTGA
- a CDS encoding tyrosine-type recombinase/integrase codes for MSQESFAVPSPGAGLLGKLMAAVRPEFRVDVFIPEPGELIFGLGACRVPGCPRQPRTRQLCRGHYCRWQRRGKPDVEAFIADPGADPVGRSELTACAIAGCRFGAARQGLCVSHNGFWERAGKPDKKIWTAGLSVVEDDGRRVCRLSFCTLWAQGKSPFCHNHNSRWQAVGRPEIEEFVRRCEAAGDDRFDFRPLDGQRQLRLELQYALQCRHDDRQVNTHSSAVAPVIRLAAASGTASLLEWPMERWSEYYAAMRGASHSQNGQLAFLRYAYAHLEDIVHGNGWESEFPRDVWELRRLGIEGTRARLRFDRITQPWLREPAKRFVRWRLSIGRSINQAVVDILALNRFSGFLADPRVAADKLARVDRTVLERYLADLALDPRSTHSRSRDIGSLNAFFNAVRRHGWDQSLPANATFYPDDFPRPDKRLPRALAEHVMAQVEQPANLDHWHNPDGRVLTLILMRCGLRVGDACNLAFDCIIRDADGAAYVRYLNRKMKREALVPIDEEVENEITTQQQRVLDRWPSGSRWLFPAPRMNPDGTRPLTTHSYRGQLDLWLERCDVRDEHGRAVHLTPHQWRHTFGTRLINRDVPQEVVRVLLDHSSGEMTAHYARLHDTTVRRHWEKARKVNIQGESVTVDPQGPLAEATWAKQRLGRVTQALPNGYCGLPVQKTCPHANACLTCPMFVTTPEFLPQHREQRQQLLQIVSAAEARGQARVVEMNRQVLGNLEKIITGLESDPGQSEATADAS; via the coding sequence GTGAGCCAGGAGAGTTTCGCCGTTCCGTCTCCCGGCGCCGGACTGCTGGGCAAGTTGATGGCTGCCGTCCGGCCGGAGTTCCGGGTGGATGTGTTCATCCCCGAGCCCGGGGAACTGATCTTCGGTCTGGGTGCCTGCCGGGTTCCCGGCTGCCCGCGCCAGCCCCGCACCCGCCAGCTCTGCCGCGGCCACTACTGCCGCTGGCAACGCCGCGGGAAACCGGACGTTGAAGCGTTCATCGCTGATCCCGGAGCCGATCCGGTCGGGCGGTCCGAGCTGACCGCCTGTGCCATCGCCGGATGCCGCTTCGGAGCGGCCCGTCAGGGCCTATGTGTGAGCCACAACGGTTTCTGGGAGCGAGCGGGCAAGCCCGACAAGAAGATCTGGACCGCGGGTCTCTCGGTGGTCGAAGACGACGGCCGCCGGGTCTGCCGGCTGTCGTTCTGCACCCTGTGGGCTCAGGGGAAGTCGCCGTTCTGCCACAACCACAACTCCCGCTGGCAGGCCGTCGGCCGCCCCGAGATCGAGGAGTTCGTACGCCGCTGCGAGGCAGCGGGCGACGACCGGTTCGACTTCCGACCGCTGGACGGACAACGGCAGCTGCGACTGGAGCTGCAGTACGCACTCCAGTGCCGTCACGACGACCGGCAGGTCAACACCCACAGCTCGGCCGTCGCCCCGGTGATCCGACTGGCAGCCGCCAGCGGCACCGCGTCGTTGCTGGAGTGGCCGATGGAGCGGTGGAGCGAGTACTACGCGGCGATGCGAGGTGCCAGCCACAGCCAGAACGGGCAACTGGCCTTCCTGCGCTATGCGTACGCACATCTGGAAGACATCGTCCACGGCAACGGCTGGGAGAGCGAGTTCCCGCGCGACGTATGGGAACTGCGCCGACTCGGCATCGAGGGCACCCGGGCCCGGCTGCGGTTCGACCGCATCACCCAGCCGTGGCTGCGCGAGCCGGCCAAGCGATTCGTGCGCTGGCGGCTGAGCATCGGCCGCAGCATCAACCAGGCCGTCGTCGACATCCTTGCCCTCAACCGCTTCTCCGGCTTCCTGGCCGATCCCCGCGTCGCCGCCGACAAGCTCGCCCGCGTGGATCGGACCGTGCTGGAACGCTACCTCGCCGACCTGGCCCTGGACCCGCGCTCGACCCATTCCCGCAGCCGGGACATCGGCTCGCTCAACGCGTTCTTCAACGCCGTGCGCCGCCACGGCTGGGACCAGAGTCTCCCGGCGAACGCAACCTTCTACCCCGACGACTTCCCCCGCCCCGACAAGCGACTACCCCGGGCGCTGGCCGAGCACGTGATGGCCCAGGTCGAGCAGCCCGCCAACCTCGACCACTGGCACAACCCCGACGGCCGCGTGCTGACCTTGATCCTCATGCGCTGCGGACTGCGCGTCGGCGACGCCTGCAACCTGGCCTTCGACTGCATCATCCGGGACGCCGACGGCGCCGCCTACGTGCGCTACCTCAACCGGAAGATGAAACGCGAAGCCCTAGTCCCGATCGACGAGGAAGTCGAGAACGAGATCACCACGCAGCAGCAGCGCGTCCTGGACCGCTGGCCCAGTGGCAGCAGGTGGCTGTTCCCGGCACCCCGGATGAACCCCGACGGCACCCGGCCACTGACCACGCACTCCTACCGCGGGCAGCTCGACCTCTGGCTGGAGCGGTGCGACGTCCGCGACGAACACGGCCGGGCCGTCCATCTGACGCCCCATCAATGGCGCCACACTTTTGGAACCAGACTGATCAACCGAGACGTCCCGCAGGAAGTTGTGCGCGTCCTTCTCGATCACTCTTCTGGCGAGATGACAGCCCACTATGCCCGGCTGCACGACACCACGGTCCGCCGGCACTGGGAGAAGGCCCGCAAGGTCAACATCCAGGGCGAAAGCGTCACCGTCGACCCCCAAGGCCCTCTGGCCGAGGCCACATGGGCCAAGCAGCGGCTCGGCCGTGTGACCCAGGCCCTGCCCAACGGCTACTGCGGTCTGCCAGTACAGAAGACCTGTCCGCATGCCAACGCTTGCTTGACATGCCCGATGTTCGTAACGACCCCCGAGTTCCTGCCGCAGCACCGTGAACAACGGCAGCAACTACTGCAGATCGTCTCCGCCGCCGAGGCCCGTGGCCAAGCACGCGTGGTCGAGATGAACCGCCAAGTCCTCGGCAACCTGGAGAAGATCATCACCGGTCTGGAGTCCGACCCCGGACAGTCGGAGGCGACCGCCGATGCGAGCTGA
- a CDS encoding tyrosine-type recombinase/integrase, whose amino-acid sequence MLVQRVLLPDSSLESWTVLGNEGGIVGPIERYLTYLTDIERSPNTIKAYAHDLKDWFVFLDRRGLDWREVRLEDLGEFVAWLRLPPAGRQGGVTLLPSAEHHCGVTTVNRKLSAVSGLYVFHARNGVDLGDLVTELQPVRAHRTGWKPFLYHLAGGQPERRRTIKLKTPRTHPTILTAAQVQAILDACTRLRDRFLFALLWETGVRIGEALGLRHEDLAAAEGELTVMPRVNDNRARAKSASPRTVPVGPEIVRLYADYLHGEYGDLDSDYMFVNLWAGSYGRPLTYASVYDLVLRLRRETGIDFDPHWLRHTRATLLLRQGVPIEVVSTLLGHSSIATTHDIYGHLSVEDARRALEAAGFLTGREVRW is encoded by the coding sequence ATGCTGGTGCAACGGGTGCTGTTGCCCGACTCGTCGCTTGAGTCATGGACGGTCCTCGGCAATGAAGGCGGGATAGTCGGGCCGATCGAGCGTTACCTCACCTACCTGACCGACATCGAGCGGTCGCCTAACACGATCAAGGCATACGCCCATGATCTAAAGGACTGGTTCGTCTTCCTCGACCGGCGCGGTCTGGACTGGCGTGAGGTCCGGCTGGAGGACTTGGGCGAGTTCGTTGCCTGGCTCCGGCTGCCGCCTGCGGGACGGCAGGGCGGTGTGACCTTGCTGCCCTCGGCGGAGCATCACTGCGGGGTCACCACGGTCAACCGGAAGCTGTCCGCCGTCAGCGGTCTGTACGTCTTCCACGCACGCAACGGAGTGGACCTCGGCGACCTTGTCACCGAGCTGCAGCCGGTCCGCGCCCACCGCACGGGCTGGAAGCCATTCCTCTATCACCTGGCCGGCGGCCAGCCGGAGCGGCGTCGCACGATCAAGCTGAAGACGCCTCGCACGCATCCGACGATCCTGACGGCCGCCCAGGTTCAGGCGATCCTGGACGCCTGCACCCGGCTGCGGGACCGGTTCCTGTTCGCGCTGCTGTGGGAGACCGGGGTCCGGATCGGCGAAGCTCTGGGCTTGCGCCACGAGGATCTGGCTGCGGCAGAAGGCGAGTTGACCGTCATGCCGCGTGTCAACGACAACCGGGCGAGGGCCAAGTCCGCATCGCCCCGCACCGTTCCCGTCGGCCCCGAGATCGTACGGCTCTACGCCGACTACCTTCACGGTGAGTACGGCGACCTTGACAGCGACTACATGTTCGTCAATCTGTGGGCCGGCTCCTACGGGCGCCCGCTGACCTACGCGTCCGTCTACGATCTCGTCCTGCGACTGCGCCGCGAAACCGGCATCGACTTCGACCCCCACTGGCTCCGGCATACCCGAGCGACCTTGCTCCTGCGGCAAGGGGTGCCGATCGAAGTGGTCAGCACTTTGCTAGGACATTCCTCGATCGCCACCACGCACGACATCTACGGCCACCTGTCGGTGGAGGACGCCCGCCGTGCTCTGGAGGCCGCAGGATTCCTGACCGGCCGGGAGGTGCGCTGGTGA
- a CDS encoding tyrosine-type recombinase/integrase, with the protein MITEAPGAAPLALASNVVHLDPEPAMFSAMREGWARQQAARVLQKETIGSRLRLVERMGEFTGLYPWQWTPADGEAFIADLRSGLKPIQLSTARTYEVMIALFVEYLLDARYGWVELCLDRFGEAPQEIFHEGNSVLHAVEYEGDPRRRPLDYDEVQALFDAADARVKKIRGQGRKGVLTALRDAAVLKTIYAYGTRRTESSRVDLVDLRRSRSAPEFDRFGSMTVRYGKSSKGAPPKRRSVLLVPEMDWAVDVLGEWIEEIRPAFSPGRHPALWVTERVGRLSPRSINEAFVAARTDGGLDEDLDLHCLRHSYITHLTEFGYPARFVQVLLSPQQCVQDVQHEPGAGGDLCGGGGYLPPSTRQFSGRFDAGATGAVARLVA; encoded by the coding sequence GTGATCACTGAGGCTCCTGGTGCGGCACCGCTCGCGCTGGCATCCAACGTCGTCCACCTCGATCCCGAACCGGCGATGTTCTCGGCGATGCGTGAGGGTTGGGCGAGGCAGCAGGCTGCTCGGGTCCTACAGAAGGAGACGATCGGATCGCGGCTGCGTCTGGTCGAGCGGATGGGTGAGTTCACGGGACTGTATCCGTGGCAGTGGACGCCGGCGGACGGTGAGGCGTTCATCGCTGATCTGCGGAGCGGGCTGAAGCCGATCCAGCTCTCCACTGCTCGTACCTACGAGGTGATGATCGCCTTGTTCGTCGAGTACCTGCTGGATGCGCGCTACGGCTGGGTGGAGTTGTGCCTGGATCGGTTCGGCGAGGCGCCCCAAGAGATCTTCCACGAGGGCAACTCGGTCCTGCACGCGGTGGAGTACGAGGGCGATCCGCGCAGGCGCCCGCTGGATTACGACGAGGTGCAGGCGCTGTTCGACGCGGCGGACGCGCGGGTGAAAAAGATCCGTGGCCAGGGCAGGAAGGGCGTGCTCACCGCTCTGCGGGACGCCGCCGTCCTCAAGACCATCTACGCCTACGGCACCCGGCGGACGGAGTCGTCGCGGGTGGATCTGGTCGATCTGCGACGCAGCCGCTCGGCTCCGGAGTTCGACCGCTTCGGGAGCATGACGGTCCGGTACGGCAAGTCGTCCAAGGGGGCTCCTCCCAAGCGCAGGTCGGTGCTGCTGGTGCCGGAGATGGACTGGGCGGTGGACGTCCTGGGCGAGTGGATCGAGGAGATCCGGCCCGCTTTTTCACCGGGTCGGCATCCGGCGCTGTGGGTGACCGAGCGGGTGGGACGTCTTTCGCCTCGTTCGATCAACGAGGCGTTCGTCGCGGCCCGGACCGACGGTGGTCTGGACGAGGACCTGGACCTGCACTGCCTGCGGCACAGCTACATCACGCATCTGACGGAGTTCGGGTACCCGGCACGGTTCGTGCAGGTTCTCTTGAGTCCTCAGCAGTGTGTCCAGGACGTGCAGCACGAGCCTGGGGCGGGCGGCGATCTGTGTGGTGGAGGTGGTTATCTACCGCCGTCCACCAGGCAGTTCTCCGGGAGGTTTGATGCTGGTGCAACGGGTGCTGTTGCCCGACTCGTCGCTTGA
- a CDS encoding serine protease produces MRTSRTRIQRIAVSAVSAAVFLTGGSALAHADGGKQRPVPTPVGTPSVGARHGATPAPKLPSPSPSKGLPTAKPTDKSGWTDADALKFWTPQRMASAVDPAKRKVTPNANVQQRGLAASMPTAEHFLGMKSVGTLFSYDKDPTTGEMQAHECTASVVESPGHNLILTAGHCAGGKAVFVPWYRTEYPLDKQEYGFYRVGHWFVDNRYPAGHQIKSKVSDLDFAFGSLAVSPSGKNAQDVVGANTLARTPGYNNNLTMVGYPKAAHDSEDHAVRCPVQTRALSGFYQIQALCRGMYGGVSGGPWFSKIDTASGTGVIVGSVGGYNGGGNDANVDYITYSPVHGDWFFRLNRRNCISRNTLRRGACVNHAGQRPGNCGSCGITRSGDLLTRIRCIDVVSDTTGG; encoded by the coding sequence TTGCGTACCTCACGCACACGAATACAGCGCATCGCCGTTTCGGCAGTCAGCGCCGCGGTGTTCCTGACGGGCGGCTCCGCGCTCGCCCACGCCGACGGCGGCAAGCAGAGACCCGTCCCAACCCCCGTAGGCACGCCCTCCGTTGGCGCGAGGCACGGTGCGACCCCGGCGCCGAAACTGCCCTCGCCTTCCCCGAGCAAGGGTCTGCCCACTGCCAAGCCGACCGACAAGAGCGGCTGGACGGACGCGGACGCCCTCAAATTCTGGACGCCCCAGCGCATGGCTTCGGCGGTCGACCCCGCCAAGCGCAAGGTAACCCCGAACGCCAATGTCCAGCAGCGGGGACTGGCAGCGAGCATGCCGACCGCCGAGCACTTCCTCGGCATGAAGTCGGTCGGCACCCTCTTCAGCTATGACAAGGACCCGACCACCGGCGAGATGCAGGCGCACGAGTGCACGGCCAGCGTGGTGGAGAGCCCGGGACACAACCTGATCCTCACCGCGGGGCACTGCGCCGGCGGCAAGGCGGTGTTCGTGCCCTGGTACCGCACCGAGTACCCGCTGGACAAGCAGGAGTACGGGTTCTACCGCGTCGGCCACTGGTTCGTGGACAACCGGTATCCGGCGGGGCACCAGATCAAGAGCAAGGTCTCGGACCTGGACTTCGCCTTCGGCAGCCTCGCGGTCTCGCCCAGCGGCAAGAACGCACAGGACGTGGTGGGCGCCAACACCCTCGCCCGTACTCCGGGTTACAACAACAACCTGACGATGGTCGGTTACCCCAAGGCCGCGCACGACTCGGAGGACCACGCTGTCCGCTGTCCGGTCCAGACCCGGGCCCTGTCCGGCTTCTACCAGATCCAGGCCCTGTGCCGGGGCATGTACGGCGGCGTCTCGGGCGGCCCCTGGTTCTCGAAGATCGACACGGCCTCCGGCACCGGTGTGATCGTCGGCAGCGTCGGCGGCTACAACGGCGGCGGCAATGACGCCAACGTCGACTACATCACCTACAGCCCGGTGCACGGCGACTGGTTCTTCCGTCTAAACAGGAGGAATTGCATCAGCCGCAACACGCTACGGCGTGGGGCGTGTGTCAATCACGCTGGTCAACGGCCCGGCAATTGCGGCAGTTGTGGGATCACTCGTAGCGGTGACCTGCTGACAAGGATCAGATGCATCGATGTTGTGTCAGATACAACAGGAGGGTGA